In Marinobacter sp. LQ44, the following are encoded in one genomic region:
- the istB gene encoding IS21-like element ISSpu5 family helper ATPase IstB, with translation MLKHPTLDKLHALKLTGMAAALADQSATPDITDLSFEERLGLLVDREMTERDNRRMTSRLRRARLRHNAILEDIDYRNSRGLDKGLVQSLAGCQWVKEHLNVLITGPTGVGKTWLACALAHRACREGYTAQYVRLTRLLRELTIAKGDGQYAKLLTNLAKVDVLILDDWGLMKLSAENRRDLLEVLEDRHGRRSTIATSQLPIEEWHGVIGDATLADAILDRLVHNAYKINLRGESMRKRQAKLTDTEISE, from the coding sequence ATGCTAAAACATCCCACACTGGATAAGCTCCACGCCCTCAAGCTGACCGGCATGGCCGCCGCCCTGGCGGATCAGTCAGCCACCCCCGACATCACCGATCTGAGCTTCGAGGAGCGCCTCGGGCTACTCGTGGACCGGGAAATGACCGAGCGAGATAACCGGCGCATGACCAGCCGGTTGCGCCGTGCCAGGCTGCGGCACAATGCCATCCTCGAAGACATCGATTACCGGAACTCACGGGGCCTGGATAAAGGGCTGGTGCAGTCACTGGCCGGCTGCCAATGGGTAAAAGAGCACCTGAACGTGCTCATCACCGGTCCCACCGGGGTTGGCAAAACCTGGTTGGCCTGTGCCTTGGCACACAGGGCCTGCCGGGAAGGCTACACCGCACAGTATGTGCGCCTGACCCGGCTGCTACGGGAGCTGACCATTGCCAAGGGCGATGGCCAGTACGCCAAACTCCTGACCAACCTGGCCAAAGTCGACGTCCTGATCCTGGATGACTGGGGACTGATGAAGCTGAGCGCCGAAAATCGGCGAGACTTGCTGGAGGTACTGGAAGACCGGCATGGCAGGCGCTCCACCATCGCCACGAGCCAATTACCCATCGAGGAATGGCATGGTGTAATCGGTGACGCCACTCTGGCCGACGCCATCCTGGACCGGCTCGTTCATAACGCCTACAAGATCAATCTCCGAGGCGAATCCATGCGAAAACGGCAAGCAAAGTTGACGGACACTGAGATTTCGGAGTAA
- a CDS encoding type II toxin-antitoxin system Phd/YefM family antitoxin: MTGITATEARSNLYRLIDETAESHQPIVIMGKRNKAVLVSEEDWSAIQETLYLLSVPGMRESIREGMDTPVDECDEELDW, translated from the coding sequence ATGACCGGAATCACAGCAACTGAGGCGCGCAGCAACCTTTATCGGTTGATTGATGAAACTGCCGAGTCCCACCAGCCAATCGTCATTATGGGTAAGCGGAACAAAGCCGTTCTGGTATCCGAGGAAGACTGGTCTGCAATTCAGGAAACACTTTACCTGCTCTCCGTGCCTGGTATGCGAGAGTCCATTCGTGAGGGGATGGATACCCCCGTGGATGAATGCGATGAGGAGCTGGACTGGTGA
- a CDS encoding IS110 family transposase: MNVTTIGIDLAKTVFSIHGTNQHGKVVVRKRLNRPKLLAFFAQLPPCLIGMEACSGAHYWARELTKLGHDARIIAPRFVAPYRKSNKNDDNDAEAICEAVSRPNMRFVPIKTEDQQAVLCLHRIRRGLTKERTAQINQIRGLLAEFGPIIPQGRYHARHRIPEILEDAENGLPMLARRLLNNINQRILQLDEEILAYDREIEAMARRDEQAKRLMAIPGIGPQTATAILASAPDPRQFKSGRHFAAWLGLVPRQYSTGGKPRLGRITKRGDKYLRTLLIHGTRAVIAKLADKNDRLSGWAKELVERRGYKRAAVALAAKNARIIWALLMNQTEFKTQPVEG, encoded by the coding sequence ATGAATGTTACAACCATTGGCATCGATCTGGCGAAAACTGTGTTCAGTATTCATGGCACCAATCAACACGGCAAGGTCGTGGTTCGCAAACGGCTCAATCGCCCTAAACTGCTGGCGTTCTTCGCACAACTGCCACCGTGCCTGATCGGCATGGAGGCCTGTTCCGGTGCCCATTACTGGGCTCGGGAGTTAACCAAACTCGGCCACGATGCCCGGATCATTGCACCCCGCTTTGTCGCTCCGTATCGCAAGAGCAACAAGAACGACGACAATGATGCCGAGGCCATCTGCGAAGCCGTCAGCCGGCCCAACATGCGCTTTGTCCCGATCAAGACCGAAGATCAACAAGCCGTGCTGTGCCTGCACCGCATCCGCCGTGGGCTGACCAAAGAACGCACCGCACAGATCAATCAGATTCGTGGGCTGCTGGCCGAGTTTGGACCGATCATTCCCCAAGGGCGCTATCATGCTCGCCATCGGATTCCGGAAATCCTGGAGGATGCCGAAAACGGTTTGCCCATGCTGGCACGGCGTTTACTTAACAACATCAACCAGCGCATTCTCCAGCTCGATGAAGAGATCCTGGCCTATGACCGGGAAATCGAAGCCATGGCCCGGCGCGACGAACAGGCCAAGCGGCTGATGGCCATTCCAGGCATCGGGCCACAAACCGCCACCGCCATACTGGCCAGTGCGCCCGATCCCAGACAGTTCAAAAGCGGACGACACTTTGCCGCCTGGCTAGGGCTCGTTCCCAGGCAGTACTCGACCGGGGGCAAGCCCCGACTGGGCAGGATTACCAAGCGAGGGGACAAATACCTGCGAACGCTATTAATTCATGGCACCCGGGCGGTGATCGCCAAGCTCGCCGACAAGAACGATCGACTCAGCGGGTGGGCTAAAGAGTTGGTGGAACGCCGCGGATATAAGAGAGCCGCTGTGGCGTTGGCTGCCAAGAATGCCCGGATTATCTGGGCGTTACTGATGAACCAAACCGAATTCAAAACCCAGCCTGTGGAGGGCTGA
- a CDS encoding Txe/YoeB family addiction module toxin — protein sequence MTWKLVYTKQAQKDAKKLASSGLKPKAQELLALIAEDPYCKPPPFEKLIGDLAGAYSRRINIQHRLVYQVLENERVVKVLRLWSHYE from the coding sequence GTGACATGGAAGTTGGTTTACACCAAGCAAGCCCAGAAAGATGCAAAGAAGTTGGCCTCCAGTGGCCTCAAACCGAAAGCCCAGGAACTGTTAGCGCTGATAGCGGAAGATCCATACTGCAAGCCGCCGCCGTTTGAGAAGCTTATTGGTGATCTTGCGGGGGCCTATTCTCGCCGCATCAATATTCAGCATCGTCTGGTCTACCAAGTGCTCGAGAACGAGCGAGTGGTGAAAGTCCTCAGGCTCTGGAGTCACTACGAATAA
- a CDS encoding tyrosine-type recombinase/integrase encodes MTASFHSVLGKDFSAYLSYKRALGRKFDTEELALQLFDRFLVEERVSDAALVQPALIEAFLASRPRTRPRSYNHLLGVLRCFFAWQVAQERLAHSPVRAHPQPVTSQLKPFLFEPAQVEDILTLASQLPDNSRAPCRGMVYRTIFSLMYGLGLRVGEIVHLRYRDVDCQRSLLVIDKSKFGKTRLVPFGPRMAQQIAVYLQFGVDRYGPWQPDDPVFSFSFFPERKPMRIETVSQTFHHLILKMDPYVPPGVRQPHLHCLRHSFAVATLLRWYRTGVDPNQRLFHLSTFMGHADPASTAWYLTITEALLREASQRFERFADPRREEELS; translated from the coding sequence ATGACCGCCTCCTTCCACAGCGTACTGGGCAAGGATTTTTCGGCTTACTTGAGTTACAAGCGCGCGCTGGGCCGAAAATTTGATACTGAAGAGCTCGCCTTGCAATTATTCGATCGCTTTTTGGTCGAGGAACGGGTGAGTGATGCGGCGTTAGTGCAACCGGCGTTGATTGAGGCCTTTCTCGCTTCGCGGCCACGCACTCGCCCACGCAGCTATAACCACCTCTTGGGGGTGCTCCGCTGCTTTTTTGCCTGGCAGGTGGCCCAGGAGCGGCTAGCGCATTCTCCGGTTCGTGCTCACCCTCAGCCGGTGACTTCCCAGCTTAAACCCTTCCTGTTCGAACCGGCTCAGGTGGAAGACATCCTGACGTTGGCGTCACAGCTTCCGGACAATTCCCGGGCACCCTGTCGTGGCATGGTCTACCGAACAATCTTCTCGCTGATGTACGGTTTGGGCCTGCGTGTCGGCGAGATTGTGCATCTTCGGTATCGCGACGTCGATTGCCAGCGCAGCCTTCTGGTGATCGACAAGAGCAAGTTTGGCAAGACGCGTTTGGTCCCCTTTGGCCCGCGCATGGCGCAACAGATCGCTGTCTATCTACAGTTTGGCGTTGATCGGTATGGGCCATGGCAGCCGGATGATCCGGTATTTTCTTTCAGCTTTTTCCCAGAGCGCAAGCCAATGCGTATTGAGACGGTCAGTCAGACATTTCACCACTTGATACTGAAGATGGATCCGTACGTGCCACCTGGCGTACGCCAACCTCATCTGCACTGCCTGCGCCATTCCTTCGCGGTCGCAACTCTGCTCCGCTGGTATCGCACCGGCGTGGATCCCAATCAACGGCTCTTTCATCTATCAACCTTCATGGGCCATGCCGACCCGGCATCGACTGCCTGGTATCTGACCATCACCGAAGCACTGCTCCGGGAGGCGAGCCAACGGTTCGAGCGATTCGCCGATCCCCGCAGAGAGGAGGAGCTATCATGA
- a CDS encoding site-specific integrase — translation MLEHYFVKPDTIDAIRASWIAEPIEQYVAWLAGHGYRPRVILRRVPLLRQFGEFARDHGATQWSELPTHVEPYVKHWVKVHAKNAYQAKRWVANDARTPIEQLLSLMLPDFRGTGRRRTSQDPFLVQAPGFFVYLREERGLRELSLRHYGHYLHNLEAYLARINLLHLSELTPAILSAFVVESGRRLSPHSMTGLCSSLRVFLRYLYREQLINRDLGATVESPRRYQLADLPRSISWDDVRRMLDVVDRRSALGKRDYAILLLLVTYGLRGHEVAGLTLENIDWKRERLLVPQRKAGHTTAYPLSSVVGEAILDYLKNARPHVEERRLFFRVLAPVRPVTAVTVSSRATHYLRKAGINVRRPGSHTLRHTCVQRLVDAEFNFKVIGDYVGHASPSSTRIYTKVDVETLRMVALGHEEVLP, via the coding sequence ATGTTAGAACATTACTTCGTTAAGCCCGATACCATCGATGCGATCCGCGCTTCCTGGATCGCGGAACCGATTGAGCAGTACGTTGCGTGGTTAGCCGGGCACGGATACAGGCCCAGGGTAATCTTGCGGCGAGTCCCACTCCTGAGGCAGTTTGGCGAGTTTGCTCGCGATCATGGTGCCACGCAGTGGAGCGAGCTTCCGACTCATGTCGAGCCTTATGTAAAGCACTGGGTAAAGGTTCACGCCAAGAACGCATACCAGGCAAAGCGATGGGTGGCTAATGATGCTCGTACACCGATCGAGCAATTGCTGTCCCTGATGTTGCCCGATTTCCGCGGAACAGGTCGGAGACGGACCAGTCAAGATCCCTTCCTGGTTCAGGCACCGGGGTTCTTTGTTTATCTGCGTGAAGAACGGGGCCTGCGCGAGCTGTCTCTCCGGCACTATGGCCATTATCTGCATAACCTGGAAGCCTACCTGGCGCGAATCAACCTGCTGCATTTGTCCGAGCTCACTCCAGCCATACTCAGTGCATTTGTGGTGGAGAGCGGTCGCCGATTGAGCCCGCATTCTATGACGGGGCTGTGCAGCTCCTTGCGAGTCTTCCTGCGCTACCTGTACCGCGAGCAGCTGATCAATCGCGATCTCGGCGCTACCGTAGAGTCCCCGCGTCGGTATCAGCTGGCCGATCTCCCGCGTTCGATCTCCTGGGACGACGTCCGGCGCATGCTAGATGTTGTTGATCGGCGCAGTGCTCTGGGCAAGCGCGACTATGCCATTCTACTTTTGCTCGTCACGTATGGACTGCGCGGCCATGAGGTGGCCGGATTGACACTGGAGAATATTGACTGGAAGAGAGAACGCCTGTTGGTGCCGCAGCGCAAGGCGGGACACACCACTGCGTACCCTCTCTCTTCAGTGGTAGGCGAAGCTATTCTCGACTACTTAAAAAATGCACGCCCACACGTCGAGGAGCGAAGGCTGTTTTTCCGGGTTCTGGCGCCCGTCCGACCTGTGACGGCGGTTACTGTGTCCAGCCGCGCGACGCACTACCTGCGCAAAGCGGGTATTAATGTCCGTCGCCCAGGTTCGCACACCTTGCGCCACACTTGCGTACAGCGATTGGTCGATGCCGAGTTCAACTTCAAGGTCATCGGCGATTACGTTGGTCATGCATCGCCAAGTTCCACCCGCATCTATACCAAGGTGGACGTGGAAACCCTGCGCATGGTGGCGCTGGGCCACGAGGAGGTGCTGCCATGA
- a CDS encoding type II toxin-antitoxin system Phd/YefM family antitoxin, whose product MDAISYTAARTNLAKTMEQVCEDHSPVIITRSKSQSVVMISLEDYEALQETAYLLRSPKNARRLLESVAELEQGGGQEKELLE is encoded by the coding sequence ATGGATGCCATTAGCTACACAGCCGCTAGAACCAATCTAGCAAAAACCATGGAGCAGGTCTGTGAAGACCATTCCCCTGTGATCATCACCCGGAGCAAGTCGCAGTCCGTGGTAATGATCTCCCTAGAGGACTACGAGGCGCTGCAAGAGACTGCATACCTTCTGCGCTCACCAAAAAACGCACGGCGTTTGCTGGAATCCGTTGCCGAGCTGGAGCAAGGCGGTGGTCAAGAAAAGGAACTTCTTGAATGA
- a CDS encoding competence protein ComJ → MDVIELEVFSDFGQIQVFDGDFDPCESDAELDWDDDAISKFGCYCPQVVALGVIENDDHKIPVSIHDTAPEAEIEKWDHIVEFPFECLSGSVDIAEESIALPKGKYALRWSVKKVGESGEYRIEFIKSDLADINVIKQQSNIFS, encoded by the coding sequence ATGGACGTAATCGAGTTAGAGGTTTTCTCTGATTTTGGCCAAATACAAGTATTTGATGGTGATTTTGATCCTTGTGAGAGCGATGCCGAGTTAGACTGGGATGATGACGCTATCTCAAAATTTGGATGTTACTGTCCGCAGGTAGTTGCGCTCGGGGTTATCGAAAATGATGATCATAAAATACCCGTATCGATTCACGACACTGCTCCCGAAGCCGAAATAGAAAAATGGGATCATATTGTTGAGTTCCCATTTGAATGTCTATCAGGTTCGGTCGACATAGCAGAAGAGAGTATAGCGTTACCGAAAGGCAAGTATGCCTTACGCTGGAGCGTAAAGAAGGTCGGGGAAAGTGGTGAGTATCGGATCGAGTTTATTAAGTCAGACTTAGCGGATATAAACGTAATTAAGCAGCAGTCCAATATATTCAGTTAA
- a CDS encoding Txe/YoeB family addiction module toxin — protein MKLIFSENAWEDYLYWQKTDKKILNRINKLINETKREPFEGVGKPEPLKHSLAGYWSRRINEEHRIVYKVTDDALLIAQLRYHY, from the coding sequence ATGAAACTCATCTTCTCCGAGAACGCCTGGGAAGACTATCTGTACTGGCAGAAAACCGACAAAAAGATTCTTAACCGAATCAACAAGCTGATCAATGAGACCAAACGAGAACCGTTCGAAGGTGTTGGCAAACCAGAGCCCCTCAAACACAGCCTCGCCGGGTACTGGTCTCGCCGGATCAACGAAGAACACCGAATAGTTTACAAAGTCACGGATGACGCTTTGCTTATCGCCCAGCTCCGGTATCACTACTGA
- a CDS encoding tyrosine-type recombinase/integrase, which yields MTDQLGRLVFAFVEDHLKCQRGLRPASIRSYKESLRLFLQFAAKDKHCRITRLELADLTGERVRHFLQHLEQERGNGVRTRNQRLAALHTFFEYLAGREPCVLGEAQQIASIPVKRWQPGETLYLERDEINALFAALPTDHPQALRDQALLRFLYNTGARVQEVADLRATHLELGSEPRVRLHGKGDKWRTCPLWTRTAGLMQDLLEQNRQRRHSNDAVFLARNSAPLTRFGIYKIVRRHTVKVVKKSADGTVRHISPHVLRHTTAVHLLEAGVEVNVIRAWLGHVSLETTNRYAEITLRMKVDALRTCEPIWDSPAESHRKPVWRSNSELLQWLESL from the coding sequence ATGACGGATCAATTGGGGCGTCTCGTCTTTGCCTTCGTAGAGGATCACCTTAAATGCCAACGGGGGCTGCGCCCGGCCAGTATCCGAAGTTATAAGGAGAGCCTGCGCCTGTTCTTGCAATTCGCTGCAAAGGATAAGCATTGCCGGATCACCCGCTTGGAACTGGCTGATCTCACTGGCGAGCGAGTGCGCCATTTTTTGCAACACCTTGAACAGGAACGTGGTAATGGGGTTAGAACCCGAAACCAGCGCCTGGCGGCGCTGCATACCTTCTTCGAGTATCTTGCCGGCCGTGAGCCCTGCGTGCTCGGGGAAGCACAGCAAATTGCTTCCATTCCCGTCAAACGCTGGCAACCGGGCGAGACTCTGTATCTCGAACGCGACGAGATTAATGCTCTGTTCGCTGCCTTGCCCACCGACCACCCTCAGGCTCTGCGCGACCAAGCCTTGCTTCGCTTCCTTTATAACACCGGAGCACGCGTACAGGAGGTAGCGGATCTGCGCGCAACGCACCTGGAACTCGGTTCTGAGCCCCGAGTACGGCTGCATGGTAAAGGTGACAAATGGCGTACCTGTCCTTTGTGGACGCGAACGGCGGGTCTGATGCAGGACTTACTGGAGCAAAATCGGCAACGACGCCACTCCAATGACGCTGTCTTCCTAGCCCGCAACAGTGCGCCGCTGACCAGATTTGGTATCTACAAGATCGTGCGGCGTCATACCGTCAAGGTGGTGAAGAAAAGCGCAGATGGCACAGTGCGGCACATCTCACCCCATGTCTTACGCCACACGACGGCCGTGCATTTGCTTGAAGCAGGTGTCGAGGTCAACGTCATCCGCGCCTGGCTTGGACACGTCAGTTTGGAGACCACCAACCGATACGCCGAGATCACCCTCCGAATGAAAGTGGACGCGCTCCGCACCTGTGAGCCTATTTGGGATTCTCCGGCGGAGTCCCACCGAAAGCCAGTATGGCGATCCAATTCCGAGCTGCTGCAATGGCTGGAATCCCTGTGA